A window of Pseudobacteroides sp. contains these coding sequences:
- the rpmD gene encoding 50S ribosomal protein L30: protein MAGKLKITLVRSINKAKEDQVATVKALGLKKIRSVVEQKDNPQIRGMVNKVSHLVAVEEI from the coding sequence ATGGCTGGTAAGTTAAAAATTACGTTAGTAAGAAGCATAAACAAAGCTAAAGAAGACCAAGTTGCTACAGTAAAAGCTCTTGGCTTAAAGAAAATCAGAAGTGTAGTTGAACAAAAAGATAATCCTCAGATTAGAGGAATGGTTAATAAGGTTTCTCATCTTGTGGCAGTTGAAGAAATATAA
- a CDS encoding adenylate kinase: protein MKLILLGAPGAGKGTQATKLSQKLSIPHISTGDIFRNNIKNSTELGKKAKEYIDKGMLVPDELTISIVKDRLMQDDCKNGFILDGFPRTIPQAEYLEKALNEMGTDIDHVVNVSVADEEIIKRMSGRRVCTNCGATFHTVFNPTKKDGICDNCNASVIQRDDDKEETVISRLKTYHEQTEPLIGFYSKRGKLLTVIGREEIEETSKAVIKVLGV, encoded by the coding sequence ATGAAATTAATTTTACTAGGGGCTCCTGGAGCAGGTAAGGGTACACAGGCAACTAAATTGTCACAAAAGTTAAGTATACCTCATATTTCTACAGGCGATATATTTAGAAACAATATTAAAAATTCTACTGAACTAGGGAAAAAAGCAAAAGAATACATTGATAAAGGTATGCTTGTACCTGATGAACTCACCATAAGCATTGTAAAAGACAGGCTTATGCAGGATGACTGTAAAAATGGTTTTATTCTGGATGGATTTCCAAGAACCATTCCTCAGGCGGAGTATCTGGAAAAAGCCCTCAATGAAATGGGCACAGATATAGATCATGTAGTAAATGTATCTGTTGCTGATGAGGAAATAATTAAAAGGATGTCTGGTAGAAGAGTCTGCACAAATTGCGGGGCAACATTCCATACTGTTTTCAATCCTACTAAGAAGGACGGCATATGTGATAATTGTAATGCATCTGTTATACAGAGGGATGACGATAAGGAAGAAACTGTAATTAGCAGACTTAAGACATACCATGAGCAAACAGAACCACTGATAGGCTTCTATTCTAAAAGAGGTAAGTTACTTACTGTAATTGGAAGAGAAGAAATTGAAGAAACATCAAAAGCTGTTATAAAGGTATTAGGTGTTTGA
- the rpmJ gene encoding 50S ribosomal protein L36: protein MKVKPSVKQICEKCKIIKRKGRVMVICENPKHKQKQG, encoded by the coding sequence ATGAAAGTTAAACCGTCTGTAAAACAAATTTGCGAAAAATGCAAAATAATTAAAAGAAAAGGCAGAGTTATGGTTATCTGCGAAAATCCAAAACATAAGCAGAAACAAGGCTAA
- the infA gene encoding translation initiation factor IF-1, with protein sequence MSKEDVIEVEGKIIEALPNAMFQVELDNGHKVLAHISGKLRMNFIRILPGDRVVIELSPYDLTRGRITWRAK encoded by the coding sequence TTGTCTAAGGAAGATGTAATAGAAGTTGAAGGTAAGATAATAGAAGCATTACCAAATGCGATGTTTCAGGTGGAATTGGATAATGGACACAAGGTACTTGCCCATATATCTGGAAAATTAAGAATGAATTTTATAAGAATTCTTCCTGGTGATAGAGTAGTTATAGAGCTTTCACCCTATGATTTGACAAGGGGTAGAATAACTTGGAGAGCTAAGTAA
- a CDS encoding type Z 30S ribosomal protein S14: protein MAKKAMILKQQKTPKYKTRAYNRCKLCGRPHAYIRKFGICRLCFRVLAYKGQIPGVKKASW from the coding sequence GTGGCAAAAAAAGCGATGATTTTGAAGCAACAAAAGACTCCTAAGTATAAAACAAGAGCTTACAATAGATGTAAATTATGCGGAAGGCCGCATGCGTATATAAGAAAATTCGGTATTTGCCGTCTGTGCTTCAGAGTACTGGCATACAAGGGTCAAATACCTGGCGTTAAGAAAGCAAGTTGGTAA
- the rpsK gene encoding 30S ribosomal protein S11 gives MAVKTAGAKRTTRKRRERKHVERGQAHIRSTFNNTIVTLTDATGNALSWASAGGLGFRGSRKSTPYAAQMAAETASKAAMEHGLKSVEVYVKGPGAGREAAIRALQAAGLEVSLIKDVTPIPHNGCRPPKRRRV, from the coding sequence ATGGCAGTTAAAACCGCTGGTGCAAAAAGAACGACCAGAAAAAGAAGAGAACGTAAACATGTTGAACGCGGTCAGGCACATATAAGATCAACATTCAACAATACAATAGTTACACTCACTGACGCTACTGGAAATGCTTTGTCATGGGCTAGTGCGGGTGGGCTGGGTTTTAGAGGATCCAGAAAAAGCACACCATATGCCGCTCAAATGGCAGCTGAAACTGCTTCAAAAGCAGCTATGGAACATGGTTTAAAGTCTGTAGAAGTTTATGTAAAGGGACCTGGTGCGGGAAGAGAAGCAGCTATTAGAGCTTTGCAGGCTGCTGGCCTTGAAGTTAGTTTAATAAAGGACGTTACTCCGATTCCTCACAACGGTTGCAGACCACCAAAAAGAAGAAGAGTTTAA
- the rplE gene encoding 50S ribosomal protein L5 — translation MNRLQEKYVKEVAPALQDKFKFKSPMQIPKIEKVVINMGVGDVKENPKAMDAAVNDLTAITGQKPFITKAKKSVAAFKLREGMNIGCKVTLRGQRMYEFVDKLFNVAMPRVRDFRGVSNNAFDGRGNYSLGVNDQLIFPEIEYDKIDKMRGMDITFVTTAKNDEEAKELLKLMGMPFSRA, via the coding sequence ATGAATAGATTGCAAGAAAAGTATGTAAAAGAAGTTGCTCCTGCATTACAGGATAAATTCAAGTTCAAGAGTCCAATGCAAATCCCTAAGATCGAAAAAGTTGTTATAAATATGGGAGTTGGAGATGTTAAGGAAAATCCTAAGGCTATGGATGCAGCTGTTAACGATTTGACTGCTATAACAGGACAGAAGCCTTTCATAACAAAGGCTAAGAAGTCAGTTGCGGCTTTCAAATTAAGAGAGGGTATGAATATCGGATGTAAGGTAACACTTCGCGGACAAAGAATGTATGAGTTTGTAGATAAGTTATTCAATGTAGCAATGCCAAGAGTAAGAGACTTCAGAGGTGTATCCAACAATGCTTTTGACGGAAGAGGAAATTATTCCTTGGGTGTTAACGATCAGTTGATATTCCCTGAAATAGAATATGATAAAATTGATAAGATGAGAGGCATGGATATAACGTTCGTTACTACAGCGAAGAACGATGAAGAAGCGAAAGAGTTGTTGAAGCTGATGGGCATGCCATTCAGCCGTGCATGA
- the rplR gene encoding 50S ribosomal protein L18: protein MIKKPNTNKIRLRKHVRVRKKIKGTPERPRLNVFRSLNHIYAQVIDDTTGNTLVAASTLDESLKGKVKFGGNKEAAKEVGKLIATKAVAKGIKLVVFDRGGYLYHGRIKELAEAAREAGLEF from the coding sequence ATGATAAAAAAACCTAACACCAATAAGATAAGACTTAGAAAGCATGTAAGGGTACGTAAGAAAATTAAAGGTACTCCTGAACGCCCAAGGTTGAATGTATTCAGAAGCTTAAATCATATATATGCACAAGTTATAGATGATACAACAGGAAATACTCTCGTTGCAGCTTCAACTCTTGATGAGTCTTTAAAGGGAAAAGTTAAGTTCGGTGGAAATAAGGAAGCGGCTAAGGAAGTTGGTAAACTTATAGCTACTAAAGCAGTGGCAAAAGGAATCAAATTGGTTGTATTTGATAGAGGCGGGTACCTTTATCATGGAAGAATTAAAGAGCTTGCAGAAGCAGCAAGAGAAGCAGGCTTGGAATTTTAA
- a CDS encoding bL17 family ribosomal protein, translating to MPLQRKLGRATDQRKAVLKGLVTSLFEYGKIETTLARAKEVKNIAEKLITIAIKEADNFEPKNVKVTTAKLDPAGKKILNAATSRNNKTYRKVEREEKSERKAVDNPSRLHARKMIMNWVYKVKDKDGNGINLANKIFDEIAPKYKETKGGYTRIYKLGVRRGDAAEVVILELV from the coding sequence ATGCCATTACAAAGGAAACTCGGACGCGCTACAGACCAAAGAAAAGCAGTTTTAAAGGGTCTTGTGACTTCACTGTTCGAGTATGGTAAGATCGAAACCACACTGGCAAGGGCAAAGGAAGTTAAAAATATCGCGGAAAAATTGATAACAATTGCTATAAAAGAGGCTGATAACTTCGAGCCAAAGAATGTTAAAGTTACTACTGCAAAATTGGATCCTGCAGGCAAAAAGATCTTAAATGCTGCTACATCACGTAACAACAAGACTTACAGGAAAGTTGAAAGAGAAGAGAAGAGTGAAAGAAAAGCAGTTGATAATCCTTCAAGGTTACATGCAAGAAAGATGATTATGAACTGGGTTTACAAGGTAAAAGACAAGGATGGCAACGGCATAAACCTTGCAAACAAGATATTTGACGAAATCGCTCCTAAGTACAAGGAAACAAAAGGCGGTTACACTAGAATATACAAGCTCGGCGTAAGACGCGGAGATGCTGCTGAGGTTGTTATTTTGGAGTTGGTTTAA
- the rplO gene encoding 50S ribosomal protein L15, whose protein sequence is MKLFELVPSPGSTKVAMRKGRGPGSGNGKTAGKGHKGQNARAGGGVRPGFEGGQMPLYRRLPKRGFNNKNFAKVYAEVNVSDLNAFDNGATVTLELLQESGLVKKVNDGVAILGNGDLTKKLTVQAAKFTKSASQKIEAAGGKVEVV, encoded by the coding sequence ATGAAACTTTTCGAATTAGTACCTTCACCAGGCTCAACGAAAGTAGCAATGAGAAAAGGTAGAGGTCCAGGTAGCGGTAATGGTAAAACAGCTGGAAAGGGTCATAAGGGTCAGAATGCACGTGCTGGCGGCGGAGTTAGACCTGGCTTTGAAGGCGGACAGATGCCATTATACAGAAGATTACCTAAGAGAGGCTTCAACAATAAGAACTTTGCTAAAGTTTATGCTGAAGTAAATGTATCTGATTTAAATGCTTTTGATAACGGAGCAACAGTTACATTAGAACTTTTGCAGGAAAGCGGTTTGGTTAAAAAGGTAAATGACGGTGTAGCTATATTAGGTAATGGAGATTTAACTAAAAAGCTTACTGTTCAAGCTGCTAAGTTTACAAAGAGTGCTTCTCAAAAGATAGAAGCTGCAGGGGGAAAGGTCGAGGTGGTATAA
- the rplF gene encoding 50S ribosomal protein L6, with protein MSRIGRMPIAIPKGVDVKVGENNVVTVKGTKGTLTKEFHKDMIIKIEGEEINILRPSEQKMHKALHGLTRSLLNNMVEGVTKGFEKGLEINGVGYRAAKQGKKLVLTLGYSHPVEMEEPAGITVEVPAQNKIIVKGIDKQAVGEFAAKIRGKREPEPYKGKGIKYETEVIRRKEGKTGGKGKK; from the coding sequence ATGTCACGAATAGGCAGAATGCCGATAGCTATACCTAAAGGTGTAGACGTAAAAGTTGGCGAGAACAACGTAGTTACGGTAAAAGGCACAAAAGGGACTTTGACAAAAGAGTTCCATAAGGATATGATAATTAAGATAGAAGGCGAAGAAATTAATATATTAAGACCTTCTGAACAAAAAATGCACAAAGCTTTACACGGGCTTACAAGAAGTCTTCTCAACAACATGGTTGAAGGTGTGACAAAGGGATTTGAGAAAGGGCTTGAAATAAACGGGGTAGGTTACAGGGCAGCTAAGCAGGGAAAGAAACTGGTTCTTACCCTGGGCTACTCACATCCTGTTGAAATGGAAGAGCCTGCAGGAATAACTGTTGAAGTGCCTGCTCAAAACAAGATAATTGTTAAAGGTATAGATAAGCAGGCAGTAGGTGAGTTTGCTGCAAAGATCAGAGGTAAGAGAGAGCCTGAGCCATATAAGGGTAAAGGAATCAAGTACGAGACTGAAGTAATAAGACGTAAAGAAGGTAAGACCGGCGGAAAAGGTAAAAAATAG
- the secY gene encoding preprotein translocase subunit SecY encodes MGMLEILRNAWKIPDLKRKLIFTVCLLLVYRIGSHIPVPGLNPAEFQKLVEQGGQLFGFFDIVSGGAFKLATIFAMSITPYINSSIIMQLLTVAIPKLEQLAKEGEEGRKIIAQYTRYGTVLLGFIQAVGLYFGIRSAVVDSGVLSFITITLTFTAGTAFLMWLGEQITEHGIGNGISLIIFAGIVSNGPSALAALVNIIKAGMTEGNVLFAIIKIIAIVAMFLAMIAAVVWVSQAERRIPVQYAKRVVGRKVYGGQSTHIPIKVNMAGVIPIIFAMSIMMFPSQIISFFFANANNWFVNFFKNSQGSIWYAVVYSVLIMFFTFFYTMIVFNPVELANNMKKNGGFIPGIRPGKPTSDYISRVLNRVTWFGALFLAVVTVLPIVLQNVSGLSNVWFGSTSVLILVGVALDTIKQMESQMLMRHYKGFLE; translated from the coding sequence ATGGGCATGTTGGAAATATTGAGAAATGCCTGGAAGATTCCCGATTTAAAAAGAAAGCTTATTTTTACAGTATGTCTTTTGCTTGTTTATAGAATCGGTTCCCATATACCTGTTCCGGGTTTGAATCCAGCTGAGTTCCAAAAGTTGGTTGAACAAGGCGGACAGCTTTTCGGGTTTTTTGATATAGTATCAGGCGGAGCTTTTAAGCTCGCAACGATATTTGCAATGAGTATTACACCATATATTAACTCGTCTATCATAATGCAGTTATTAACGGTCGCAATTCCAAAGCTTGAACAGCTAGCTAAGGAAGGCGAAGAAGGAAGAAAAATTATAGCACAATACACCAGATACGGAACCGTCTTATTAGGATTTATACAGGCTGTAGGTCTGTATTTTGGTATAAGAAGTGCGGTTGTTGATTCAGGTGTATTAAGCTTTATTACTATAACATTGACTTTTACAGCGGGTACTGCTTTCCTAATGTGGCTTGGTGAGCAGATTACAGAGCACGGTATAGGAAACGGAATTTCTTTAATAATTTTTGCTGGTATAGTATCAAATGGTCCATCTGCTTTAGCAGCACTTGTAAACATAATAAAAGCTGGGATGACAGAGGGAAATGTACTTTTTGCTATTATAAAAATAATTGCAATTGTCGCTATGTTCTTAGCGATGATAGCTGCGGTTGTTTGGGTTTCACAAGCTGAGAGAAGAATACCGGTTCAATATGCAAAAAGAGTAGTTGGAAGAAAAGTTTATGGTGGACAGAGCACACATATTCCGATAAAAGTAAATATGGCAGGTGTTATTCCCATAATATTTGCAATGTCTATTATGATGTTCCCATCACAAATAATAAGCTTTTTCTTTGCAAATGCAAACAATTGGTTTGTTAACTTCTTTAAAAACTCGCAAGGCAGTATCTGGTATGCTGTTGTATACTCGGTACTAATAATGTTCTTTACATTCTTCTATACCATGATTGTTTTCAATCCTGTTGAGTTAGCTAACAATATGAAAAAGAATGGTGGCTTTATACCAGGAATTAGACCTGGAAAGCCAACTTCCGATTATATTTCAAGAGTATTAAACAGAGTAACATGGTTTGGTGCGTTATTCCTTGCAGTGGTAACTGTTTTACCTATAGTTTTACAAAACGTATCAGGTTTATCAAATGTTTGGTTCGGAAGTACATCAGTCCTGATTTTGGTTGGTGTTGCTTTAGATACAATTAAGCAGATGGAGTCACAGATGCTTATGAGGCACTATAAAGGATTCCTTGAATAA
- a CDS encoding DNA-directed RNA polymerase subunit alpha: MIEIEKPKIECITISEDNAYGKFVVEPLERGYGTTLGNSLRRILLSSLPGVAVTSIKIDGVLHEFSTVPGVVEDVTEIILNIKGLSLKMHSEGQKIVYIEAEGEGPVTAADITADADVEILNPDLHIATINGDHKLYIELTLNKGRGYVPAEKNKQPGQPIGIIPVDSIYTPVRKVNYTVENTRVGQVTDYDKLTFEVWTNGSIKPDEAISLGAKILSEHLNLFIDLSDQAKHTEIMVEKEETKKEKVLEMTIEELDLSVRSYNCLKRAGINTVEDLTNRTEEDMMKVRNLGRKSLEEVLQKLSALGLSLAPSEE; the protein is encoded by the coding sequence TTGATCGAAATAGAAAAGCCAAAGATTGAGTGCATAACGATAAGTGAAGACAATGCTTACGGAAAGTTTGTAGTAGAACCCCTTGAAAGAGGGTATGGTACAACATTGGGTAATTCATTAAGGAGGATATTATTATCCTCATTACCGGGTGTAGCGGTTACATCCATTAAAATAGATGGTGTGCTGCATGAGTTTTCTACAGTTCCAGGAGTTGTTGAAGATGTCACTGAGATTATTCTAAACATAAAGGGATTATCTTTAAAAATGCACAGCGAAGGTCAAAAAATAGTTTATATAGAAGCAGAAGGGGAGGGTCCGGTTACAGCTGCAGATATTACTGCAGATGCGGATGTTGAAATATTAAACCCTGATCTTCATATAGCTACAATCAATGGAGACCACAAACTTTACATTGAGTTGACCCTGAACAAAGGCAGAGGATACGTACCGGCTGAAAAGAACAAACAGCCTGGGCAGCCTATAGGTATTATACCTGTTGACTCAATTTACACTCCCGTAAGGAAGGTAAATTACACAGTTGAAAATACCCGTGTTGGCCAGGTAACTGATTATGACAAGTTAACATTTGAAGTATGGACAAATGGAAGTATTAAACCGGATGAGGCTATAAGCCTTGGTGCGAAAATACTTAGTGAGCATTTAAATCTGTTCATTGATTTGTCTGATCAGGCTAAGCATACGGAAATAATGGTCGAAAAAGAAGAGACTAAGAAGGAAAAGGTTCTTGAGATGACTATCGAAGAACTTGACCTCTCAGTTAGATCATACAACTGTTTAAAGCGTGCCGGAATCAACACTGTAGAAGATCTGACAAACAGGACTGAAGAGGATATGATGAAGGTAAGAAACCTTGGTAGAAAATCCCTTGAAGAAGTTCTGCAGAAACTAAGTGCACTTGGATTGTCATTGGCACCAAGCGAAGAATAA
- the rplX gene encoding 50S ribosomal protein L24 translates to MENKKVAHIKTGDTVYILSGGEGKTGDKGKKGKVLKVLSDKGMVLVEGVNMSVKHKKPRGRYQQGGIIHQESPISASKAMVVCPKCGERTRVGKQKLDDGHKVRVCKKCNEFIDNV, encoded by the coding sequence TTGGAAAATAAGAAAGTTGCACATATAAAAACAGGAGATACTGTTTATATATTGTCAGGCGGTGAAGGAAAAACCGGCGACAAAGGTAAAAAAGGTAAAGTACTAAAGGTTCTTTCAGATAAAGGTATGGTTCTTGTTGAAGGCGTGAATATGAGTGTTAAGCATAAAAAGCCAAGAGGAAGATACCAGCAGGGTGGAATAATTCATCAGGAAAGCCCTATATCTGCATCAAAGGCTATGGTTGTTTGTCCAAAATGCGGAGAGCGTACAAGAGTTGGAAAACAGAAGCTTGATGATGGACATAAGGTAAGGGTTTGCAAAAAATGTAATGAGTTTATTGATAATGTTTAA
- the rpsH gene encoding 30S ribosomal protein S8: MQITDAIADMLTRIRNASSAKHESVDIPASNIKKAIAGILLEEGFVRNIEEIEDGKQGIIRLALKYTPSKSGVITGIKRISKPGLRVYAGKDELPKVLGGLGIAIISTSRGIMSDKKARSQGIGGEVLAFVW; the protein is encoded by the coding sequence ATGCAAATTACAGACGCAATAGCTGATATGTTAACCAGAATAAGAAATGCAAGTTCTGCAAAACATGAGTCTGTTGATATTCCGGCTTCAAATATAAAGAAGGCAATAGCAGGAATTTTGTTGGAAGAAGGATTTGTGAGGAATATTGAAGAAATAGAAGATGGTAAACAAGGTATTATCAGATTGGCTTTAAAATATACACCAAGCAAGAGCGGTGTAATAACAGGTATAAAAAGAATAAGCAAACCAGGATTAAGGGTATATGCTGGTAAAGATGAACTTCCAAAAGTATTGGGAGGTTTGGGTATAGCGATTATATCCACATCAAGAGGAATTATGTCCGACAAGAAAGCAAGATCCCAAGGAATAGGCGGAGAAGTCCTGGCGTTTGTTTGGTAA
- the rpsM gene encoding 30S ribosomal protein S13 has protein sequence MARIAGVDLPREKRIEIGLTYIFGIGRPKSNEILTTTGINPDTRVRDLTDDEISKLREIIDKEYKVEGDLRREIALNIKRLIEIGCYRGRRHRMGLPVRGQNTKNNARTRKGPKKSIANKKK, from the coding sequence ATGGCTCGTATTGCCGGAGTTGATTTACCCAGAGAAAAAAGAATAGAAATTGGGCTGACTTATATATTTGGTATAGGCAGACCAAAATCAAATGAAATTTTAACAACAACTGGGATAAATCCAGACACAAGAGTCAGAGACTTGACTGACGACGAGATAAGCAAATTAAGAGAAATAATAGACAAGGAATACAAGGTTGAAGGTGATTTAAGGAGAGAGATAGCTTTAAACATCAAGAGACTTATTGAAATTGGATGTTATAGAGGACGCAGACATAGAATGGGACTTCCTGTAAGAGGACAGAACACGAAGAATAATGCAAGAACAAGAAAAGGACCTAAGAAGTCAATAGCTAACAAGAAGAAGTAA
- a CDS encoding KOW domain-containing RNA-binding protein: MVYTIGQVVYSKAGRDAGRKFIIISIPDESYVYISDGDLRKIEKPKRKKAKHLLITEEVVKPLSEKLLNKMQVTNSEVRRALEDPRQ; the protein is encoded by the coding sequence TTGGTTTATACGATAGGTCAGGTGGTTTATTCAAAAGCTGGGAGAGATGCCGGTAGAAAATTTATTATTATAAGTATTCCGGACGAATCATATGTATATATCTCCGACGGCGACCTTAGAAAAATAGAAAAACCCAAAAGAAAAAAAGCAAAGCACCTTTTAATTACGGAGGAAGTTGTAAAGCCGCTTAGCGAAAAACTTTTGAATAAAATGCAGGTTACCAATTCTGAAGTCAGAAGGGCTTTAGAAGATCCTCGACAATAA
- the rpsD gene encoding 30S ribosomal protein S4 → MARYTGASCRLCRREGERLLLKGERCYTDKCSVKRRVYAPGQHGQQKKKLSEYGVQLREKQKARRYYGILEGQFRKYFELASKKKGITGENLLQILESRLDNTVYRLGLATSRPEARQLVTHGHFTVNGKKVNIPSYLLKIGDVVALKEKSRSSEKFKAISEIVGRTTIPKWLEFDRENMVGKVAAIPAREDIDLPIAEHLIVELYSK, encoded by the coding sequence ATGGCAAGATACACTGGTGCATCTTGTAGGCTTTGCCGAAGAGAAGGCGAAAGACTTTTACTTAAAGGTGAAAGATGCTATACAGATAAATGTTCAGTAAAGAGAAGGGTTTATGCTCCCGGACAGCATGGGCAGCAGAAGAAGAAGCTCTCCGAGTACGGAGTACAGCTTCGTGAAAAGCAGAAGGCAAGAAGATATTACGGAATACTTGAAGGACAGTTCAGAAAATATTTTGAACTTGCTTCAAAGAAAAAAGGTATTACCGGTGAAAACCTTCTCCAAATATTAGAAAGCAGACTCGACAACACAGTTTACAGACTAGGATTGGCTACTTCAAGACCAGAAGCAAGACAGCTTGTTACTCATGGTCATTTCACTGTTAACGGAAAGAAAGTAAATATTCCTTCATATCTTCTCAAAATAGGAGACGTTGTTGCTTTAAAAGAAAAGAGCAGAAGCTCTGAAAAATTCAAGGCTATTAGTGAAATCGTAGGAAGAACTACAATACCTAAGTGGCTTGAGTTTGACCGTGAAAACATGGTTGGTAAGGTAGCTGCAATTCCAGCGAGAGAAGACATAGATTTACCGATTGCAGAACACTTGATTGTTGAGTTGTATTCTAAATAA
- the map gene encoding type I methionyl aminopeptidase produces MSMQKSKTEIELMKKSSDILVNALIRIKEAVKPGVTTLELDKIAENYIRKCGAIPSFLGYKAPFRGAVDYPGSICASVNEEVVHGIPGLRVLKDGDIISVDIGVYFNGFHSDAARTFPVGTVTTEVQHLIDVTKQSFYEGIKNAVVGKRIRDISAAIQDYVESNGYSVVRDYVGHGIGTEMHEEPQIPNYRFKGANPRIVPGMALAIEPMVNAGDYNVKLLENKWTVVTLDNSLSAHYENTIIVTDEEPMVITETP; encoded by the coding sequence ATGAGCATGCAAAAATCTAAAACTGAAATAGAACTAATGAAAAAGTCAAGCGATATATTGGTCAACGCCCTCATAAGGATAAAAGAAGCAGTCAAGCCAGGTGTAACAACTTTAGAACTTGATAAGATTGCAGAAAATTATATCAGAAAATGTGGTGCAATACCTTCATTTTTAGGATATAAAGCACCCTTTAGAGGAGCAGTTGATTACCCGGGAAGCATATGTGCTTCAGTAAATGAAGAAGTTGTACATGGCATTCCCGGTTTAAGAGTTTTAAAAGATGGCGATATTATAAGTGTTGACATTGGGGTCTATTTTAATGGATTTCACTCTGATGCAGCGAGAACTTTTCCGGTAGGTACTGTTACTACGGAAGTACAACATTTGATAGATGTTACTAAACAAAGCTTCTATGAGGGTATTAAAAACGCCGTAGTAGGCAAGAGGATACGAGATATATCAGCTGCTATACAAGATTATGTTGAAAGTAACGGATATTCTGTGGTAAGGGATTATGTGGGGCATGGAATCGGCACTGAAATGCATGAGGAACCTCAAATACCCAATTACAGATTCAAAGGTGCAAATCCGAGGATTGTGCCTGGTATGGCACTAGCTATAGAACCTATGGTGAATGCAGGAGATTATAACGTAAAATTGCTTGAAAATAAATGGACCGTAGTTACTTTGGATAACAGTTTATCGGCTCATTATGAGAATACGATAATTGTTACCGATGAAGAGCCGATGGTAATAACCGAAACACCCTAA
- the rpsE gene encoding 30S ribosomal protein S5, whose protein sequence is MQRIDANSLDLKEKVVNIGRVTKVVKGGRNFRFSALVVVGDENGHIGSGIGKAAEIPDAIRKGIEDAKKNLIKVPLVETTIPHESTGEYGAGRVLLMPANEGTGVIAGGPVRAVLELCGIHDIRTKSLGSNNPINMVNATINGLSQLRTVEEVAKLRGKTVEEILG, encoded by the coding sequence TTGCAGCGAATTGATGCGAATTCATTAGACCTTAAGGAAAAGGTAGTTAATATAGGTCGTGTTACTAAGGTTGTTAAAGGTGGTAGAAATTTTCGTTTCAGTGCACTTGTAGTTGTAGGAGATGAAAATGGACATATAGGAAGCGGAATAGGAAAAGCAGCAGAAATTCCTGATGCAATAAGAAAGGGAATTGAAGATGCAAAGAAGAATCTTATAAAGGTTCCCCTTGTTGAAACAACTATACCACATGAATCAACCGGTGAATATGGTGCAGGAAGAGTTCTTCTGATGCCTGCAAACGAAGGTACCGGAGTTATAGCGGGAGGCCCTGTTAGAGCGGTCCTCGAGTTATGCGGTATCCACGATATAAGAACAAAATCATTGGGATCAAATAACCCAATAAATATGGTTAATGCAACTATAAACGGTTTATCACAATTAAGGACGGTTGAAGAGGTAGCTAAGCTACGCGGTAAAACTGTCGAAGAAATACTAGGCTAG